From the Paenibacillus sp. FSL H8-0548 genome, one window contains:
- a CDS encoding spore germination protein: protein MKDNQSGYGHDGAENEIPSFAGILKDQQLEESGEADNSSSFASSKEKPSNESSGSKKVGEQEKAPIPSAIDDILLRLENEIGYKMSFDVVVREMTFGERRTAMLCMNGLVKDSLLTDVLTRLSYLQPEELSVDAFHSFIDLYVPAAQVTKEENWNSMLTGVLSGGTALFIDGETSAIMIDAKNFPARGLEEPSLEKVVRGSRDGFVETLMVNISLVRRRLRDPQLRYEIVRVGERTQTDVCIAYIDDIVDKELLKSVKDKISMVKIDGLPLADKQLEEATVKRGWNPFPLVRYSERPDTVASHLLEGYVAVFVDTSPSVMTLPTTYADLMQHAEENRQTPFIGTYLRWVRFIGIFASLFMLPLWLLFVMHPEFKPPALEFLGPNKTAKLPLVVQFLLAEIGVDLLRMASVHTPTSLATAMSLVAAILIGDIAVQTGIFVNEVILYMAVAAIGMFATPSYELGLANRIVRLVLIVAVAAFSAPGFVIATTAIMLLLTMERSFNRPYMWPIIPFDLKALWSIFIRQPVLYNRTRPNNLRVQQRDKMPETE from the coding sequence ATGAAGGATAATCAATCAGGCTATGGTCACGATGGAGCGGAAAATGAAATTCCTTCGTTTGCAGGTATTTTGAAGGATCAGCAGCTGGAGGAATCAGGCGAAGCGGACAATAGCAGCTCGTTTGCAAGCTCTAAAGAGAAGCCCAGCAACGAAAGTTCGGGCTCGAAGAAGGTAGGAGAGCAGGAGAAAGCACCGATACCAAGTGCGATAGATGATATATTATTGCGATTGGAAAATGAAATAGGTTATAAAATGAGCTTTGATGTTGTCGTCAGGGAGATGACCTTTGGCGAGCGTCGAACAGCTATGCTTTGCATGAACGGTTTGGTTAAAGATTCGCTTCTAACTGACGTGCTTACGAGGCTTTCCTATTTGCAGCCAGAGGAGCTCTCAGTTGATGCGTTTCACTCCTTCATAGATCTCTATGTGCCTGCTGCACAGGTTACGAAAGAAGAGAATTGGAACAGCATGCTGACGGGCGTATTGTCTGGCGGAACAGCATTATTTATTGATGGTGAAACAAGTGCGATTATGATCGATGCCAAAAATTTTCCTGCGCGTGGATTAGAGGAGCCGTCACTTGAAAAAGTCGTCCGCGGCAGCAGGGACGGCTTTGTTGAAACGTTAATGGTTAATATTTCACTCGTCCGTAGACGGCTGCGGGATCCGCAGCTTCGCTACGAAATCGTTAGAGTAGGCGAACGGACACAGACGGATGTTTGCATCGCTTATATCGATGATATTGTAGATAAAGAACTACTGAAATCAGTTAAAGATAAAATTTCCATGGTCAAAATAGATGGATTGCCGCTTGCGGACAAGCAGCTTGAGGAAGCAACGGTGAAGCGGGGCTGGAATCCGTTCCCGCTCGTTCGCTATTCTGAGCGACCGGATACGGTAGCTTCACATTTGCTTGAGGGCTATGTCGCCGTGTTCGTGGATACCTCACCTAGCGTTATGACGCTGCCTACGACCTATGCTGATTTAATGCAGCATGCCGAGGAAAATCGCCAAACGCCATTTATTGGAACTTATTTGCGCTGGGTAAGATTCATCGGTATTTTTGCCTCGTTATTTATGCTGCCGCTGTGGCTGCTATTTGTGATGCATCCCGAGTTCAAACCGCCGGCCCTTGAGTTTTTAGGCCCTAACAAGACAGCTAAGCTGCCTTTAGTTGTTCAGTTTCTTCTTGCGGAAATAGGGGTCGATTTGCTGCGCATGGCATCGGTACATACGCCAACCTCACTTGCGACAGCCATGTCTTTAGTTGCTGCGATTTTGATCGGTGACATAGCTGTGCAGACTGGCATTTTCGTAAATGAGGTTATTTTGTATATGGCTGTCGCGGCTATCGGAATGTTTGCAACACCGAGCTATGAGCTTGGACTTGCTAATCGTATTGTAAGGCTTGTACTGATTGTTGCGGTGGCAGCCTTCAGTGCTCCAGGTTTTGTAATTGCAACGACCGCTATTATGCTGCTGCTGACGATGGAGCGTTCGTTCAACCGGCCTTATATGTGGCCAATCATCCCGTTTGATCTAAAAGCGCTTTGGAGCATTTTCATTCGGCAGCCTGTTCTGTACAATCGAACAAGGCCAAATAATTTGAGGGTACAGCAGCGGGATAAAATGCCTGAAACGGAGTAA
- a CDS encoding aspartyl-phosphate phosphatase Spo0E family protein has protein sequence MDKQVLTQMEQLRKKMVDAALLNESLQHLDVLVLSQSLDEIIVQVQRERRA, from the coding sequence ATGGACAAGCAAGTACTCACGCAGATGGAGCAGTTGCGTAAAAAAATGGTTGATGCGGCTCTGTTGAATGAAAGCCTTCAGCATCTGGACGTACTCGTGTTAAGCCAATCGCTTGACGAGATTATTGTTCAGGTGCAGAGGGAGCGACGTGCATAA
- the spoIIAA gene encoding anti-sigma F factor antagonist: MSLQAELEQYRNVLIVRLRGELDHHTADVVRFKMEEAILRGNSEHVILSLKELQFMDSSGLGVILGRYKQIKSKGGKMVVCDVNPNVHRLFEMSGLFKILTIHDNERNAISSLEVVS, encoded by the coding sequence ATGAGTCTGCAAGCAGAGTTGGAGCAATACCGCAATGTGCTGATCGTGAGGCTTCGGGGTGAGCTGGATCACCATACAGCCGACGTCGTTCGTTTCAAAATGGAGGAGGCCATCCTCCGTGGCAACAGTGAGCATGTGATTCTCAGCTTGAAGGAATTGCAATTTATGGACAGCTCCGGGCTAGGCGTTATTCTCGGAAGGTATAAGCAAATCAAGAGCAAGGGCGGAAAGATGGTCGTTTGTGACGTAAATCCGAATGTTCATCGCTTATTTGAAATGTCTGGCCTGTTCAAAATATTGACGATTCACGATAACGAACGAAACGCAATTTCCAGTTTGGAGGTGGTGTCATGA
- a CDS encoding purine-nucleoside phosphorylase → MTTITAAGLTAAHIKEAARFIEAQTEQRPEIGLIMGSGLGVLGDHLKDAVTIQYHDIPHFPISTVEGHAGELLIGELSGKSVLLMRGRFHMYEGYGPELTAFPVRVMKELGVKTLLVTNAAGGVNMDYEAGNLMLISDHINLTGKNPLIGPNDDSLGVRFPDMSEAYSKRLRTITRDIARQQGFTLREGVYAGLLGPTYETPAEIKMLRVIGADAVGMSTVAEVIAARHSGIEVVGISCISNMAAGILDQPLSHAEVMETTERVKSQFLGLVTALISAI, encoded by the coding sequence ATGACTACAATTACTGCAGCAGGACTAACAGCAGCTCATATTAAGGAAGCTGCAAGGTTCATCGAAGCGCAAACGGAGCAAAGGCCTGAAATCGGGCTGATTATGGGTTCAGGTCTCGGTGTGCTTGGAGACCATCTTAAGGATGCGGTAACCATTCAATATCATGATATTCCACATTTCCCGATCTCTACGGTTGAAGGGCATGCTGGCGAGCTGCTAATTGGAGAGTTATCAGGAAAATCCGTCTTGCTCATGCGCGGTCGGTTTCACATGTATGAGGGCTATGGACCTGAGCTTACAGCATTCCCGGTTCGGGTAATGAAGGAGCTGGGTGTGAAAACACTGCTTGTAACCAATGCAGCTGGCGGTGTGAATATGGATTATGAAGCAGGTAATCTAATGCTAATCTCCGATCATATTAATTTGACAGGCAAAAATCCGCTAATTGGTCCCAATGATGATTCCCTTGGCGTACGTTTTCCAGATATGTCAGAGGCCTACAGCAAGCGTCTTCGTACGATTACACGCGATATTGCGAGGCAACAAGGCTTCACGCTGCGCGAAGGCGTATATGCTGGACTTCTCGGACCCACCTATGAAACGCCGGCAGAAATAAAAATGTTGCGAGTTATTGGCGCCGATGCTGTCGGAATGTCGACTGTTGCGGAAGTTATTGCTGCACGTCATTCTGGAATCGAAGTTGTTGGAATTTCATGTATTAGCAATATGGCAGCGGGTATTTTGGATCAACCGTTGTCACATGCTGAAGTAATGGAAACGACGGAGCGAGTAAAGTCCCAGTTTTTAGGACTTGTTACGGCACTAATTTCTGCTATTTAA
- a CDS encoding stage V sporulation protein AA, with amino-acid sequence MATSRQSILYLRLKKRIYMKPNQSVNLGQAARLLAKDDELEMRLKGLILYKHKKADGNRVVIDLLQIVKGIREMEPGLTVEAYGDPQVLVMVAEKPVKPRIPVLILAWLLLFFGAGLAIMNFHTDVSMKEVHIRIVELITGKREEHPLWFQIPYSLGIGLGMVLFFNHLFRKRFNEEPNPLEVELYMYQENVNAYVIADEMRKKSDYDQTSGNQHD; translated from the coding sequence ATGGCAACATCCAGGCAATCGATCCTTTATCTGCGCCTAAAAAAACGTATTTACATGAAACCGAATCAAAGCGTCAATCTGGGGCAAGCTGCAAGGCTGCTGGCTAAGGATGATGAGCTTGAAATGAGATTGAAGGGGCTCATCCTATACAAGCATAAAAAGGCGGATGGCAATCGGGTCGTCATCGACCTGCTGCAAATCGTCAAGGGCATACGAGAGATGGAGCCGGGGCTTACTGTTGAGGCTTACGGAGATCCTCAGGTGCTGGTCATGGTTGCAGAAAAGCCAGTTAAGCCACGTATTCCGGTGCTCATCCTTGCATGGCTCCTTTTGTTTTTTGGGGCAGGACTTGCGATCATGAATTTTCATACGGACGTTAGCATGAAAGAGGTGCATATTCGAATCGTTGAGCTGATCACTGGCAAACGAGAGGAGCATCCTTTATGGTTCCAGATCCCGTATTCGCTCGGTATAGGGCTTGGAATGGTATTGTTTTTTAACCACTTGTTCCGCAAAAGGTTCAACGAGGAGCCGAATCCGCTTGAGGTCGAGCTATATATGTACCAAGAGAATGTAAATGCCTACGTGATTGCTGACGAAATGCGTAAAAAATCAGATTATGACCAAACGAGTGGTAATCAGCATGATTAG
- a CDS encoding pyrimidine-nucleoside phosphorylase has translation MRSVDLIQKKRDGGELTASELVFLIDGYSRGDIPDYQLSAWAMAVYFRGMTPKETAALTLAMANSGDQVDLGPISGIKVDKHSTGGVGDKTTLILAPLVASVGIPVAKMSGRGLGHTGGTIDKLESIEGFRTELSREKFMNQVNEIGLSVIGQSGNLAPADKKLYALRDVTATVESIPLIASSVMSKKIAAGADAIVLDVKTGSGAFMKTLEASEQLALAMVNIGTEVGRNTAAVISDMDQPLGFAIGNALEVQESIETLKGNGPEDLTELCLTLGAHMVVLGGKAESVEEAKQLLKVQISSGAALAKFKAFISAQGGDASIVDNPALLPKAPIVLEVQAKTAGFVNAIEAEQLGIAAMLLGAGRATKDSIIDYAVGVVLRKKVGDAVEAGDTLALLHVREADESVKEVSERVLNAFDIQAEKAEPRALLLSVITAEGIKRYS, from the coding sequence ATGCGGTCGGTAGATCTTATACAGAAGAAAAGAGATGGCGGCGAGCTGACCGCTTCGGAGTTAGTTTTTTTGATTGATGGTTATTCAAGAGGCGATATTCCTGATTATCAGCTGTCAGCTTGGGCAATGGCTGTTTATTTTCGGGGAATGACTCCAAAGGAGACGGCGGCGCTGACACTCGCTATGGCTAATTCAGGCGATCAGGTTGATTTAGGCCCAATTAGCGGCATTAAAGTGGATAAGCATAGCACAGGCGGCGTAGGCGATAAGACAACGTTGATTCTAGCGCCGCTAGTTGCATCTGTAGGCATTCCGGTTGCGAAAATGTCTGGTAGAGGCCTCGGTCATACCGGAGGCACCATCGATAAGCTTGAATCTATTGAGGGCTTTCGAACGGAGCTCTCGCGTGAGAAGTTTATGAATCAGGTTAATGAAATTGGATTGTCTGTTATTGGTCAAAGCGGTAATCTTGCCCCAGCAGACAAGAAGCTATATGCGCTGCGTGACGTGACGGCTACTGTAGAGTCGATTCCGTTAATCGCGAGCTCGGTTATGAGCAAGAAAATTGCTGCCGGCGCAGATGCCATTGTGCTCGATGTGAAAACCGGCAGCGGTGCGTTCATGAAAACGCTAGAGGCTTCTGAGCAGCTTGCGTTAGCGATGGTAAACATTGGAACTGAGGTCGGTCGAAATACGGCAGCGGTTATAAGCGACATGGATCAGCCTCTAGGCTTTGCGATCGGCAATGCTTTGGAGGTTCAGGAATCCATTGAAACGCTCAAAGGGAACGGCCCTGAGGACCTTACAGAGCTTTGTTTGACTTTAGGCGCGCATATGGTGGTGCTTGGAGGGAAAGCTGAATCCGTGGAGGAGGCTAAGCAGTTATTGAAAGTTCAAATTTCGAGTGGAGCAGCTTTAGCGAAGTTTAAGGCTTTTATTTCTGCACAAGGCGGCGACGCTTCAATTGTGGACAATCCCGCTCTGCTTCCTAAGGCGCCAATCGTTCTTGAAGTGCAGGCAAAGACCGCTGGTTTTGTAAATGCTATAGAAGCAGAGCAGCTTGGTATAGCTGCGATGCTATTGGGAGCGGGAAGAGCTACCAAGGATTCAATTATTGATTATGCGGTCGGGGTCGTATTGCGCAAAAAGGTTGGGGATGCAGTGGAGGCTGGCGATACACTCGCTTTGCTGCATGTACGCGAAGCTGACGAGTCCGTAAAGGAGGTGTCAGAGCGTGTGCTGAATGCCTTTGACATCCAAGCCGAGAAGGCTGAGCCGCGTGCTCTATTGTTATCGGTTATTACAGCAGAAGGCATCAAGCGCTATAGTTAA
- a CDS encoding D-alanyl-D-alanine carboxypeptidase family protein — protein sequence MKNRSIKLCLLILVFTIAMPAAVFAAVEPTPPPTNQAPAVNLAASARSAILMDADSGTVIFEKNSHDKLPPASITKIMTLLLIMEALDDGKIKLTDKVQTSEYAASMGGSQIFLEPGEEMSVEDMIKGIALASGNDASVAMAEKLAGTEQQFVAMMNERAQQLGMNDTLFSNPNGLPVANHVSSAHDIAVMSRELLKHSEVTKYTGLYQDYLRKTSAKPFWLVNTNKLVRFYNGADGLKTGFTSEAKYCLSATAQRDNMRVIAVVMGEPDTKTRNAEVSQMFDYTFAQYMNHSIIKEGDSMGTLQIEKGTAPELPLVAKHAYSVLLKKGSQTKDIRYELKIDGPLKAPIQIGQPIGKLVVYQGEQVIKEFDVDAPLSIERAGWWKLMKRSVSGLFK from the coding sequence TTGAAAAACCGTTCTATCAAACTATGTTTATTAATACTCGTATTTACGATTGCAATGCCTGCAGCTGTTTTTGCAGCTGTGGAACCAACACCGCCTCCGACCAATCAGGCCCCAGCGGTTAATTTGGCTGCGTCAGCTCGGTCTGCAATTCTAATGGATGCTGACAGCGGGACGGTTATTTTCGAGAAAAATAGCCATGATAAGCTTCCCCCAGCAAGCATTACTAAAATTATGACGCTTCTTCTCATTATGGAGGCGCTCGATGATGGCAAAATCAAGCTGACGGACAAGGTTCAGACGAGTGAATATGCTGCTTCAATGGGAGGCTCTCAAATCTTTTTGGAGCCAGGCGAAGAAATGTCCGTAGAGGATATGATCAAAGGCATTGCGCTTGCTTCTGGCAATGATGCGTCAGTGGCTATGGCCGAGAAGTTGGCTGGCACAGAGCAGCAGTTCGTAGCGATGATGAACGAGCGGGCCCAGCAGCTTGGCATGAACGATACACTATTTTCCAATCCGAATGGTTTGCCTGTAGCAAATCACGTATCATCAGCGCATGATATCGCAGTTATGTCCAGGGAATTGCTTAAGCATTCCGAAGTTACGAAGTATACGGGGCTTTATCAGGATTACTTGCGCAAAACGTCTGCCAAGCCGTTTTGGCTCGTGAATACGAATAAGCTGGTTCGTTTCTATAATGGCGCTGACGGCTTGAAAACAGGCTTTACAAGCGAAGCCAAGTACTGCTTGTCGGCTACTGCACAGCGGGACAATATGAGGGTCATTGCAGTCGTAATGGGTGAGCCTGATACAAAAACAAGAAACGCTGAAGTATCGCAAATGTTCGATTATACCTTCGCACAATATATGAACCACTCCATTATTAAAGAAGGTGACTCAATGGGTACACTGCAGATTGAGAAGGGCACAGCACCAGAGCTTCCGCTTGTCGCCAAGCATGCTTATAGTGTGCTGCTCAAGAAAGGCAGTCAAACGAAGGATATTCGTTATGAGCTGAAAATCGATGGTCCGCTCAAGGCTCCTATCCAGATCGGCCAACCTATCGGCAAGCTTGTTGTTTATCAAGGAGAACAGGTTATAAAGGAATTTGATGTTGATGCTCCGCTTTCTATCGAGCGTGCAGGCTGGTGGAAATTGATGAAGCGATCGGTGTCCGGATTATTCAAATAG
- the deoB gene encoding phosphopentomutase: MKFERIAVIVLDSVGIGELPDAEDFGDLGSHTLGHIVEKVPQTKLPHLRSWGLDRIAPIHNWSAESAAPAAYYGKMAEVSVGKDTMTGHWELMGLKMTVPFQTFPEGFPPELLEPFEQRTGRKVIGNKPASGTEILDELGAEQMETGAWIVYTSADSVFQIAAHEDVIPLEELYRACEIARELTMDDRFTVGRVIARPYVGEPGAFQRTPNRHDYAVKPPQPTVLNALKDAGFDTIAIGKINDIFDGEGITSSTSTKSNADGIQKTIDQLKKPFNGLLFTNLVDFDSLFGHRRDPIGYSAALEEFDLAVPELVKQLDKKDLLIVTADHGNDPTHPGTDHTREYVPILLYSPSFSQPAQLSTRSTFSDLGATIAENFGIEAPPNGSSFLSELNVSE, from the coding sequence ATGAAATTTGAACGAATAGCGGTCATTGTTCTCGATAGTGTAGGTATTGGCGAGCTTCCTGATGCGGAGGATTTCGGAGATCTTGGTTCACATACGCTTGGACATATCGTTGAGAAAGTCCCGCAAACAAAGCTTCCACATCTAAGAAGCTGGGGACTTGATCGTATTGCTCCTATTCATAATTGGAGTGCTGAATCAGCTGCGCCTGCTGCTTATTATGGCAAAATGGCAGAAGTATCGGTAGGCAAGGATACGATGACGGGGCATTGGGAGCTAATGGGGTTGAAAATGACCGTTCCGTTCCAAACTTTCCCTGAGGGATTTCCTCCAGAGCTGCTGGAACCGTTTGAGCAGCGGACTGGTCGTAAAGTGATTGGCAACAAGCCAGCCAGCGGCACTGAGATTTTGGATGAGCTTGGCGCTGAGCAAATGGAGACTGGAGCTTGGATCGTCTATACCTCTGCTGACAGTGTCTTTCAAATTGCTGCACACGAGGATGTGATTCCACTTGAGGAGCTTTATAGGGCATGTGAAATTGCACGAGAGCTGACGATGGATGATCGCTTCACCGTCGGTCGAGTCATAGCACGGCCTTATGTAGGCGAGCCAGGCGCTTTTCAACGAACGCCGAATCGGCATGATTATGCTGTGAAGCCCCCGCAGCCAACCGTTCTGAATGCTTTGAAGGACGCAGGCTTTGATACGATTGCTATTGGGAAGATCAACGATATATTTGATGGTGAAGGCATTACATCGTCTACATCTACAAAAAGCAACGCAGATGGCATTCAAAAAACGATAGATCAGCTAAAGAAGCCATTTAACGGCTTGTTATTTACGAATCTGGTTGATTTTGATTCATTATTTGGTCATAGACGTGATCCCATTGGCTATTCAGCTGCATTGGAGGAGTTCGACCTTGCTGTGCCTGAATTGGTGAAACAACTGGACAAGAAGGATCTGCTCATCGTTACGGCCGATCATGGTAACGATCCAACGCACCCTGGCACAGACCATACACGTGAATATGTGCCAATATTGCTGTATAGTCCCTCATTTTCACAGCCAGCGCAGCTAAGCACTCGGTCAACGTTTTCGGATCTTGGTGCAACGATAGCCGAAAATTTTGGCATTGAGGCTCCGCCGAACGGATCCAGCTTTTTGTCGGAACTTAACGTTTCAGAATGA
- a CDS encoding stage V sporulation protein AB, translated as MISAISNVFVALLGLAGGLAVGSGLVALLVVLDLVPRLAQVANAYRMSAWFESAVISGSLYWTFADFMNWKLFLPGGALLSATGLIDGMFIGMLAAALTEVLNVLPILAKRMNLSDYMVALVMAMVLGKTLGSLFDWLVFQW; from the coding sequence ATGATTAGTGCGATCAGTAATGTTTTTGTAGCTTTGCTAGGCTTGGCTGGAGGTCTTGCAGTAGGCAGCGGGCTCGTTGCACTTTTGGTCGTGCTGGATCTCGTTCCGCGATTAGCTCAAGTAGCTAATGCCTACCGAATGTCGGCTTGGTTTGAATCAGCGGTCATTTCCGGTTCGCTATACTGGACGTTTGCAGATTTTATGAATTGGAAATTGTTTTTGCCCGGGGGCGCGCTTTTAAGTGCAACGGGTCTTATTGATGGGATGTTTATTGGGATGCTGGCTGCTGCTTTAACAGAGGTATTGAATGTACTGCCGATTTTGGCGAAAAGAATGAATTTATCTGACTATATGGTAGCTCTTGTTATGGCAATGGTGCTTGGAAAGACACTTGGCTCTTTATTTGATTGGCTAGTGTTCCAATGGTAA
- the sigF gene encoding RNA polymerase sporulation sigma factor SigF, whose translation MDVNLKQSAQPYLDDAEVKRLIALSQSGDTLARDTLVQCNIRLVWSVVQRFINRGYEPEDLFQIGCIGLLKSVDKFDLSYDVKFSTYAVPMIIGEIQRFLRDDGTLKVSRSLKETANKVRKMKDELSKTLGRLPTISEVAERLGITPEDVVFAQEANKPPTSIHETVFENDGDPITLMDQIADESQDRWFDKLALVEAIEGLNERERLIVYLRYYRDKTQSEVASRLGISQVQVSRLEKKILQLIRDQIAL comes from the coding sequence ATGGATGTCAATCTAAAGCAGTCAGCCCAGCCATACTTGGATGACGCGGAAGTTAAGCGGCTCATTGCATTAAGTCAATCCGGCGATACGCTTGCAAGGGATACGCTTGTGCAGTGCAATATAAGGCTGGTTTGGTCAGTTGTGCAGCGCTTCATCAATCGAGGCTATGAGCCAGAGGATTTATTCCAAATTGGCTGTATCGGATTGCTGAAGTCGGTAGATAAGTTCGATTTGTCCTATGATGTGAAGTTTTCAACGTATGCGGTTCCGATGATCATAGGTGAGATTCAACGGTTTTTGCGTGATGATGGCACTTTAAAAGTGAGCAGATCTCTGAAGGAAACCGCCAATAAGGTACGCAAAATGAAGGATGAGCTTTCCAAAACGTTAGGTCGTTTGCCTACGATAAGCGAGGTTGCAGAGCGTCTCGGCATTACACCAGAGGATGTGGTTTTTGCCCAAGAGGCTAATAAGCCGCCGACATCAATACACGAAACTGTGTTTGAAAACGACGGCGATCCAATTACGCTGATGGATCAAATAGCCGATGAATCTCAGGATCGCTGGTTTGACAAGCTTGCGCTCGTTGAAGCCATTGAAGGCTTAAATGAGCGGGAGCGGCTAATTGTGTACTTGCGATATTATCGTGACAAAACACAATCAGAAGTAGCGAGCAGGCTGGGAATTTCGCAGGTGCAGGTGTCGCGGCTGGAGAAAAAAATATTGCAATTGATCAGAGACCAAATCGCCCTTTGA
- the spoIIAB gene encoding anti-sigma F factor: MNGSNEMTLSFSARSENEAFARIAVAAFVSQLDPTLEELNDLKTAVSEAVTNAIIHGYESDSSCLVTIEARIEGDFVSIAVSDNGLGIEDLELARQPLYTSKPELERSGMGFTIMENFMDRFEVTSRVDGGTRVAMQKRIESKKALYN; the protein is encoded by the coding sequence ATGAACGGGTCCAATGAAATGACGCTTTCCTTCAGCGCTCGCTCGGAGAACGAAGCCTTTGCACGAATCGCAGTTGCTGCATTTGTGTCACAGCTTGATCCGACGCTTGAGGAGCTGAACGATTTGAAGACAGCAGTATCAGAAGCTGTGACGAATGCGATTATCCATGGCTACGAGAGTGATTCTTCCTGCTTAGTAACGATAGAAGCAAGAATCGAAGGGGATTTTGTGTCTATTGCAGTGTCGGACAACGGTCTGGGCATTGAAGATTTAGAGCTGGCTCGTCAGCCGCTGTATACATCGAAACCTGAGCTGGAGCGTTCTGGAATGGGATTTACGATTATGGAAAACTTCATGGATCGCTTTGAGGTTACAAGTAGGGTTGATGGCGGGACTCGCGTAGCTATGCAGAAACGAATCGAATCGAAAAAAGCGCTCTACAATTAG